The following are from one region of the Paenibacillus sabinae T27 genome:
- a CDS encoding DUF4097 family beta strand repeat-containing protein: MGRWKIGSLTAALGCIALGIIIALIQYGKLTFAAIGYLWPALLILLGLEMLVRLLNRSETRTRVSGWAIVLIVLLGIVSGGQSALPGGSLDTILGKAHLSSVNGTLQIGSNIKKVVISIPNGKVKVNGTEGSVLTYEGKLMSPGSSKSESEQAMQEYWKVRTVGDTAVLEMTAEKSLLSGIYFGFTGNSPYLNVSLPAALAVKINTSDGSLDVSDLGGGIEADTSNGRIEMKGIKGGVKASTSNGSLNLQNVDGGAHITSSNGSITLEGISGQVYAKSSNGKIVIKSPITGNWDCTSSNGSISLTMPEKTDATIAADTSNGSLKGSVNWQEKSGDQGTAVLGSGNYTVKLSTTNGSVTADIAQ, from the coding sequence ATGGGAAGATGGAAAATCGGAAGTCTGACTGCGGCGCTTGGCTGCATTGCGCTTGGCATCATCATTGCGCTGATTCAATACGGGAAGCTTACCTTTGCGGCTATCGGGTATTTATGGCCGGCGCTGCTCATCCTGCTGGGACTGGAAATGCTGGTACGTCTGCTCAATCGATCGGAGACCAGGACACGGGTAAGCGGCTGGGCTATCGTCCTGATTGTACTGCTGGGGATCGTGAGCGGAGGACAATCGGCGCTTCCGGGAGGATCGCTGGACACTATATTGGGGAAGGCGCATTTAAGCTCGGTTAACGGAACGCTACAAATTGGGTCTAATATTAAAAAAGTTGTCATTTCCATTCCAAACGGCAAGGTTAAGGTAAACGGGACTGAAGGAAGCGTTCTGACTTATGAAGGCAAGCTGATGTCCCCGGGCAGCAGCAAGAGCGAAAGCGAACAGGCGATGCAAGAGTACTGGAAGGTAAGAACGGTTGGAGATACGGCAGTGCTTGAAATGACTGCGGAAAAGAGCCTTTTATCGGGGATTTACTTCGGTTTTACCGGCAACAGTCCGTATCTGAATGTAAGTCTTCCGGCGGCGCTCGCTGTCAAGATCAACACAAGCGACGGTTCCCTGGACGTTTCGGATCTGGGGGGCGGAATTGAAGCCGACACCTCCAATGGCAGAATCGAAATGAAAGGCATAAAGGGAGGAGTCAAGGCCAGCACCAGCAACGGCTCGCTAAACCTGCAAAATGTGGACGGAGGTGCGCACATCACCAGCTCCAACGGTTCCATTACGCTTGAGGGGATTTCCGGCCAAGTGTACGCCAAGAGCAGCAACGGCAAAATCGTCATTAAATCCCCCATTACGGGAAATTGGGATTGCACTTCCAGCAACGGCAGCATCTCGCTGACGATGCCTGAGAAGACAGATGCGACAATTGCAGCGGATACGAGCAACGGTTCGCTGAAAGGAAGCGTAAATTGGCAGGAAAAAAGCGGCGATCAAGGTACCGCTGTGCTTGGAAGCGGGAACTACACCGTCAAGCTGTCCACGACGAATGGCAGCGTGACCGCGGATATCGCGCAATAG
- the leuB gene encoding 3-isopropylmalate dehydrogenase, with translation MSEVKKIAVIAGDGIGPEVVAEAEKVLKATEEVFGYKFETEHALFGGIAIDEKGTPLPEETLEVCKRADAVLLGAVGGPKWDTNPKELRPETGLLGIRKALGLFSNLRPAVVFDCLKDASTLKPEVLEGTDLIVVRELTGGIYFGEKFRRPSEQGEEAVDTCAYNVAEVERIARQAFEIASKRRGKLASVDKANVLETSRLWREVVIRVSADYPNVELEHVLVDNCAMQLLRRPSSFDVIVTENMFGDILSDEAAMLTGSIGMLASASLGEGSYGLYEPVHGSAPDIAGQGLANPIATILSLALMFRLTFGYEDAAAAIEAAVAQVLDAGHRTSDIAVDKSKAISTSEMGDLIVAAIRK, from the coding sequence ATGAGCGAAGTTAAAAAAATCGCCGTAATCGCAGGGGACGGTATCGGTCCCGAGGTTGTGGCGGAAGCGGAAAAAGTATTGAAAGCAACCGAAGAGGTATTCGGCTACAAATTCGAGACCGAGCATGCACTGTTCGGCGGCATCGCCATCGATGAGAAGGGAACTCCGCTGCCTGAGGAGACGCTTGAGGTCTGCAAGAGAGCGGACGCCGTGCTGCTGGGCGCTGTCGGCGGCCCCAAATGGGACACCAATCCGAAAGAGCTGCGTCCCGAAACCGGGCTTCTGGGTATCCGTAAAGCGCTGGGCCTGTTCTCGAATCTGCGTCCTGCGGTTGTCTTCGACTGTCTGAAGGATGCCTCCACGCTGAAGCCGGAAGTGCTTGAAGGAACGGACCTGATCGTCGTGCGCGAACTGACCGGCGGCATCTATTTCGGAGAGAAGTTCCGTCGTCCAAGCGAGCAGGGGGAAGAAGCCGTTGACACCTGCGCCTACAATGTGGCTGAGGTGGAACGTATCGCCCGTCAGGCCTTTGAAATTGCCTCCAAGCGCCGTGGCAAGCTGGCTTCCGTAGACAAAGCGAACGTGCTGGAAACGTCGCGTCTGTGGCGTGAAGTGGTGATCCGTGTATCGGCCGATTACCCGAACGTGGAACTGGAGCATGTGCTGGTCGACAACTGCGCCATGCAGCTGCTGCGCCGCCCGTCCAGCTTCGACGTCATCGTGACCGAGAACATGTTCGGCGACATTCTGAGCGATGAAGCCGCAATGCTGACAGGCTCCATCGGCATGCTCGCCTCCGCTTCGCTGGGTGAAGGAAGCTATGGCCTGTATGAGCCGGTTCACGGTTCCGCGCCGGATATCGCCGGACAAGGCCTGGCCAATCCGATTGCAACGATTCTCTCGCTGGCTCTGATGTTCCGCCTGACCTTTGGCTATGAAGACGCGGCAGCCGCAATCGAAGCTGCAGTGGCACAGGTGCTGGATGCCGGTCACCGTACCAGCGATATCGCCGTGGACAAGAGCAAGGCGATCAGCACGAGCGAAATGGGCGACCTGATCGTTGCAGCGATCCGCAAATAA
- a CDS encoding peroxiredoxin: MAERLVGKAAPDFTMETVSGDGKEFGKVSLSDYRGKWLVFFFYPLDFTFVCPTEITALSDAADQFAALDTEILGVSIDSVHSHKAWINSSKEVGGLGQLKFPLASDITKKVASDYGVLIEEEGIALRGLFIIDPEGELKYQVVNHNDVGRSVDETLRVLQALQSGGLCPMNWKPGDKNL; the protein is encoded by the coding sequence ATGGCAGAACGTTTGGTAGGTAAAGCGGCTCCGGATTTCACAATGGAAACTGTATCGGGAGACGGCAAAGAATTTGGTAAAGTGAGCTTGTCCGACTATCGCGGCAAATGGCTGGTATTCTTCTTCTATCCTTTGGACTTCACATTCGTATGCCCGACGGAAATTACGGCTTTGAGCGACGCGGCTGATCAATTCGCGGCTCTGGATACCGAAATTCTTGGCGTAAGCATCGACTCCGTGCACAGCCACAAGGCTTGGATCAACTCTTCGAAAGAAGTGGGCGGTCTGGGTCAGCTGAAGTTCCCGCTTGCTTCCGATATTACGAAGAAGGTTGCCAGTGATTACGGCGTACTGATCGAAGAAGAAGGCATCGCGCTTCGCGGTCTTTTCATTATCGATCCGGAAGGCGAACTGAAATACCAAGTTGTTAACCACAACGATGTTGGCCGCAGCGTGGATGAAACCCTTCGCGTGCTGCAGGCGCTGCAATCGGGCGGACTCTGCCCAATGAACTGGAAACCGGGCGATAAGAACCTGTAA
- a CDS encoding ATP-binding protein, with translation MLHEIQDSRLLPARPIQTGLLDSTYENVLEHMDSGVMLFDEEGSLTFLNARAYGMLELQRYELSGCTIVDILTHLSLSRTKKRQLLKVYRETVYKGKSICEFMDEYGRYWEVNASYGADMNGSYLFTIKEVSDYKKIEQTAYQNDNLAMLGKLSASIAHEIRNPLTAIRGFIQLLRPHLQGLGKEEYAKIILAEIDRANDIIHEFLSSSKPSSPQTRIASISALLKEVILLTESEVLMKGCQIDLQSLPGDLYVSVDVKQMKQVLINMIRNALEAISDRLDGTTGKIELGARREGSEVRILISDNGKGMDACTMNRLFSQFFTTKENGTGLGLSVSDRIVKNHGGRISVTSRVNEGTSFVISLPLINGLTS, from the coding sequence GTGTTACACGAAATTCAGGATAGTCGGCTTCTGCCGGCACGGCCTATCCAAACCGGGCTTCTGGACAGTACATATGAGAATGTTCTGGAGCATATGGACAGTGGCGTTATGCTGTTTGATGAAGAGGGTTCCCTTACCTTCCTAAACGCAAGGGCATACGGAATGCTTGAGCTTCAGCGCTATGAGCTGTCGGGATGCACCATCGTCGATATATTAACCCATCTTTCTTTGTCCCGCACCAAAAAGAGACAACTGTTGAAAGTCTATCGGGAGACGGTGTACAAAGGAAAATCGATCTGTGAGTTCATGGATGAATACGGCCGGTATTGGGAAGTGAACGCCTCCTACGGAGCGGATATGAACGGCAGCTACTTGTTTACCATCAAGGAAGTTTCCGATTATAAAAAAATAGAACAAACCGCTTACCAAAATGATAATTTGGCCATGCTCGGGAAGTTATCGGCCTCGATCGCCCACGAAATCCGCAATCCGTTGACAGCCATCCGCGGGTTTATCCAGCTGCTTCGCCCTCATCTGCAGGGGCTGGGGAAAGAGGAATACGCCAAAATCATATTAGCCGAAATCGACCGGGCCAATGACATTATTCATGAATTTCTGTCTTCGTCCAAGCCTTCCTCTCCGCAGACGAGAATCGCTTCCATATCAGCGCTGCTGAAGGAAGTCATACTATTGACGGAAAGTGAAGTCTTGATGAAGGGCTGCCAGATCGATCTTCAATCCTTGCCCGGTGACCTGTACGTGTCCGTCGATGTGAAGCAGATGAAGCAGGTTTTGATCAATATGATACGAAACGCCCTTGAAGCCATATCCGACCGTTTGGATGGGACCACTGGGAAAATCGAGCTGGGGGCGCGGCGGGAAGGCAGCGAAGTGCGGATATTGATTTCCGACAACGGCAAAGGTATGGATGCTTGCACAATGAACCGCCTTTTCAGCCAGTTCTTTACTACCAAGGAGAACGGCACGGGGCTGGGACTTTCGGTCAGTGACCGGATCGTAAAGAACCACGGGGGACGAATTTCCGTCACAAGCCGGGTCAATGAAGGCACCAGCTTTGTGATATCGCTTCCATTAATCAATGGCCTCACATCTTAG
- a CDS encoding FeoB-associated Cys-rich membrane protein, whose amino-acid sequence MMSLLINVLIAGAIFGYSGWILYRHVQKGKKGACAGCDKGKSCEAASMNSPLSCCGPENNNVPPAGMQHSSQAGL is encoded by the coding sequence ATGATGAGCCTGTTAATTAACGTTCTGATCGCTGGTGCGATCTTCGGATATTCCGGATGGATTCTGTACCGCCATGTGCAAAAAGGGAAAAAGGGCGCCTGCGCCGGATGCGACAAAGGCAAGAGCTGCGAGGCCGCTTCTATGAATTCTCCTTTGTCCTGCTGCGGCCCAGAGAACAACAATGTCCCGCCTGCAGGAATGCAGCACAGCAGCCAAGCCGGATTGTAA
- the feoB gene encoding ferrous iron transport protein B, with product MSSIALLGNPNTGKTSLFNTLTSSYEYVGNWAGVTVEKKVGDLRNGAGTLIDLPGIYSLHPLSRDEGVATQYLLEESPEALVNIVDASQLERNLLLTVQLLEYGRPTVIGLNMIDVAKARGIKVHPDVLQRRLGVSVLPLVARTGKGSSQVLSMLEKSENIPAVNFKLDYGIIVEQAVASIEQELRHIPGLPDHRWVALQLLEQNPVIIQFLKDRTDTTQLLAIRETCQNKLQGNKLALTLPQWIRSIRTDYIRSICNDALDTSGIKPHNLTERLDTILTNRFLGLPIFLAFMYVLFKTTFEWVGAPLSDLLDGLISGPISSGATSFLDTVGASEFIHALVVDGIIGGVGGVIVFVPQIFILFLIISFVEDSGYMARVSLVMDSIMERMGLNGKAFIPFIIGFGCNVPAIMAARSIEQPKDRMLTTLLLPLMSCSARLPVYLLFSAVFFPQNQAAVIMTMYALGIVFALLLCKIFSKYLFKNEASVFVIELPPYRMPMLKSLSRSTWEKGKGFLRKAGSIILAGSVIIWVMSYAGPAGFNVEMDNSFLAKFGGLVAPLLQPLGFGNWQAGSTLVPGFLAKEVVVSTMNIIYHAPDATGLEAQIAQTFTPLASVSFMAFILLYTPCLATVGVIKKETASWKWTLFSIGYSLALAYVVSLVIYQGGRLLGWA from the coding sequence ATGAGTTCGATCGCACTTCTCGGAAATCCCAATACCGGTAAGACGTCCCTTTTTAATACACTGACTTCTTCTTATGAATATGTAGGGAACTGGGCAGGCGTTACGGTAGAGAAAAAAGTCGGCGACCTGAGAAACGGCGCAGGCACACTGATCGACCTTCCCGGCATTTACTCCCTTCACCCGCTGTCACGCGACGAAGGTGTTGCTACTCAATACCTCCTCGAGGAATCGCCGGAAGCGCTCGTCAACATCGTGGACGCTTCACAGCTTGAGCGGAATCTTCTGCTGACCGTTCAACTGCTGGAATACGGGAGGCCGACGGTCATCGGCTTGAACATGATTGATGTAGCCAAAGCCAGGGGCATAAAGGTTCATCCGGATGTTCTGCAAAGGCGGCTAGGCGTTTCTGTGCTGCCGCTGGTCGCAAGAACAGGCAAAGGCAGCTCCCAGGTTCTCAGCATGCTGGAGAAATCCGAGAATATCCCGGCTGTAAACTTCAAGCTGGATTACGGAATTATTGTCGAACAAGCTGTTGCCTCCATTGAACAGGAGCTTAGACACATTCCCGGTCTTCCCGATCATCGCTGGGTCGCCCTGCAGTTATTAGAGCAGAATCCGGTCATTATTCAATTCCTTAAGGATCGAACCGATACCACCCAATTGCTGGCTATCCGTGAAACCTGCCAAAACAAGCTGCAAGGCAATAAACTGGCACTTACCCTCCCGCAATGGATCCGCTCTATCCGAACCGATTACATCCGCTCGATTTGTAATGACGCTCTGGATACATCCGGCATTAAGCCCCATAATCTGACGGAACGGCTTGACACCATACTTACGAACCGTTTTCTCGGACTGCCTATATTCCTTGCGTTCATGTATGTGCTGTTCAAAACGACTTTTGAATGGGTTGGCGCTCCACTCTCGGATTTGCTGGACGGCCTGATTTCCGGACCGATCAGCAGCGGCGCAACCTCCTTTCTGGATACCGTCGGGGCTTCCGAATTCATTCACGCGTTAGTCGTTGACGGCATTATCGGCGGGGTCGGCGGGGTTATCGTCTTCGTACCGCAAATCTTCATTCTGTTCCTTATTATTTCCTTTGTGGAAGATTCCGGGTATATGGCACGCGTCAGCCTGGTTATGGACAGCATTATGGAGCGGATGGGACTTAACGGCAAGGCGTTTATTCCATTCATCATCGGCTTCGGCTGCAACGTGCCTGCCATCATGGCCGCGCGAAGCATCGAACAGCCCAAGGACCGGATGCTGACCACTCTGCTGCTCCCGCTCATGTCCTGCTCAGCGAGACTACCAGTATATCTGTTGTTCTCCGCCGTCTTTTTCCCGCAAAACCAGGCCGCCGTCATCATGACGATGTACGCTTTGGGCATTGTGTTCGCACTCTTGCTGTGCAAGATTTTCTCGAAATATTTGTTCAAGAACGAGGCCTCGGTATTCGTCATTGAGCTTCCTCCCTACCGTATGCCGATGCTTAAATCGCTGTCCCGGAGCACATGGGAGAAGGGCAAGGGCTTCCTGCGCAAAGCGGGATCGATTATCCTCGCCGGCTCCGTAATTATCTGGGTTATGTCTTATGCCGGTCCTGCCGGATTCAATGTGGAAATGGATAACAGCTTTCTCGCTAAATTTGGCGGTCTTGTGGCTCCTTTGCTTCAGCCGCTCGGCTTCGGGAACTGGCAGGCAGGCTCGACACTCGTTCCAGGCTTTCTGGCCAAAGAGGTTGTCGTTTCAACCATGAATATTATTTATCATGCACCGGATGCTACCGGTCTGGAAGCACAGATCGCCCAAACGTTTACGCCGCTTGCTTCCGTCAGCTTCATGGCCTTTATCCTGCTGTATACGCCTTGTCTGGCTACAGTCGGCGTAATCAAGAAAGAAACGGCTTCGTGGAAGTGGACCCTCTTCTCTATCGGTTATTCGCTTGCCCTTGCCTATGTTGTGAGTCTTGTAATCTATCAGGGCGGACGGCTCCTTGGATGGGCCTGA
- a CDS encoding FeoA family protein: protein MIASACCQLLQLQPGSAGAIQEIQGMNPILRRRLADLGVSEGCTVCIKGKGPLLGPVMLECNGQLLAIRRKEASKIVVNVS, encoded by the coding sequence ATGATTGCTTCAGCTTGTTGTCAATTACTGCAACTGCAACCGGGTTCCGCCGGCGCTATTCAAGAGATTCAAGGAATGAACCCGATCCTGCGCCGCCGCCTGGCCGACCTGGGAGTTTCGGAAGGCTGCACCGTCTGTATTAAGGGTAAAGGTCCCTTGCTGGGTCCTGTCATGTTGGAATGTAATGGACAATTGCTGGCCATCCGCCGGAAAGAAGCCTCGAAAATCGTGGTGAACGTGTCATGA
- a CDS encoding bifunctional diguanylate cyclase/phosphodiesterase has protein sequence MNREEKKTVLAAVCGAALFLLIQSLHITLKGTFERNTLSALYLVASWCTSVFGFAIFAQGWLLFSNQLSRGRLYSSALFLGVCVFDLLHTLGFVGVPFIKSIISEDRSLWLLTFSRLASSIGILAIFGKEDTPMLVSGKNSVLRKSIILVALSLVIFSAGCYFLPGIVSPAKADFAMKLLNFFVLIVFLLAIAIIVYTKRMVKSSSLLIIIRSLVFLTLGQAFYMSMGGGMNIALMLGTVSSAVAYYLLLTGVYRLTIEEPFNEKHEIEAQINYLVYHDDLTGLPNRRRLLQCVDEMIQSHRTSAIRGFSALVVLNINHFKNINDSLGHYAGDRLLQLVAQRIKEASQHGEELFSMGGDEFAFLMTDRVGLDSCLLRSRELLQLFEKPVDLESGEYHISLSLGISVYPGDGETAEQLIQNADAAVHNAKEQGVDIRRYVPLMQMKAAERLKMENDLRRALERDEFYLEYQPQVQLSTKELVGMEALLRWQHPKRGLVSPVEFIPVAEESGLIVPIGEWVLTTACRQNKEWQTAGYRPICVSVNLSMRQFLQPNLAGKIGEFLKRIGLDPCYVDLEITESMTLDKEKAFEQLKRLKELGVFISIDDFGTGYSSLHYLKNMPIDRLKIDRSFVSEVMEDSNNAAIVSTITSMAHHLKLKVTAEGVENEDQLQFLRQQRCHEAQGYFFSKPVRAQEFENIFLKSATFGMPS, from the coding sequence ATGAATAGAGAAGAGAAAAAAACGGTACTTGCAGCAGTCTGCGGCGCAGCGCTTTTTCTGCTGATCCAAAGCTTGCACATCACGCTGAAAGGCACGTTTGAGCGAAATACGCTTTCTGCACTGTATCTCGTTGCCAGTTGGTGTACCAGTGTCTTTGGATTTGCCATTTTCGCCCAAGGTTGGCTGCTTTTCTCCAATCAATTATCCAGAGGAAGGCTCTACTCATCCGCGCTCTTTCTTGGAGTTTGCGTATTTGACCTATTGCACACGTTGGGGTTTGTCGGCGTTCCGTTTATCAAGAGCATTATAAGCGAGGACCGTTCGCTTTGGCTATTGACTTTCTCCCGGCTGGCGAGCAGCATCGGCATTCTGGCGATTTTCGGCAAGGAGGACACTCCGATGCTTGTCTCGGGCAAAAACAGCGTCCTGCGTAAATCCATTATTTTGGTTGCGCTTTCGCTTGTTATATTCTCGGCCGGCTGCTATTTTCTGCCCGGGATTGTCAGTCCCGCCAAGGCGGATTTCGCGATGAAGCTCCTGAATTTCTTTGTACTGATCGTTTTCCTGCTGGCGATCGCTATCATCGTGTATACGAAGCGTATGGTGAAATCGTCCTCCCTGCTGATTATTATCCGATCGCTCGTATTTTTGACGCTGGGTCAGGCGTTCTATATGAGCATGGGCGGGGGCATGAATATCGCTTTGATGCTTGGCACAGTGAGCAGCGCAGTTGCCTATTACTTGCTGCTTACCGGCGTATACAGGCTGACGATTGAGGAGCCGTTTAACGAGAAGCATGAGATCGAAGCCCAGATCAATTATTTGGTGTATCATGACGATTTGACGGGACTGCCGAACAGGCGCCGGCTGCTGCAGTGTGTGGATGAAATGATCCAGTCGCACCGGACCTCCGCTATTCGCGGTTTTTCGGCGCTTGTCGTCCTGAATATCAATCATTTCAAAAATATTAACGATTCGCTCGGCCATTATGCCGGTGACAGGCTATTGCAGCTGGTAGCTCAGCGGATCAAGGAAGCAAGCCAGCACGGTGAGGAATTGTTCAGTATGGGGGGCGACGAGTTCGCTTTTTTGATGACCGACCGGGTCGGTCTGGACAGCTGCCTTCTCCGTTCCAGAGAGCTGCTGCAGCTGTTCGAAAAGCCGGTCGACCTGGAGTCGGGCGAATACCATATTTCGCTCAGCCTCGGCATCAGTGTGTATCCCGGTGACGGAGAGACGGCGGAGCAGCTTATTCAGAACGCGGACGCCGCCGTTCATAATGCCAAGGAGCAGGGCGTGGACATCCGCCGGTACGTGCCTCTGATGCAGATGAAGGCTGCGGAAAGGCTAAAGATGGAGAATGATCTGAGGAGAGCGCTGGAGAGGGACGAATTCTACCTGGAATACCAGCCGCAGGTTCAGTTGTCCACCAAGGAGCTGGTCGGCATGGAGGCGCTGCTGCGCTGGCAGCATCCGAAGCGGGGACTTGTGTCTCCGGTGGAATTCATTCCCGTTGCGGAGGAGAGCGGTCTGATCGTTCCGATCGGAGAGTGGGTGCTTACCACCGCATGCCGCCAGAACAAGGAATGGCAAACAGCGGGGTACCGCCCGATTTGCGTCTCGGTCAATTTGTCCATGCGGCAGTTTCTTCAGCCGAACCTGGCAGGCAAGATCGGAGAGTTTCTAAAGCGTATCGGTCTCGACCCGTGCTATGTGGACCTTGAAATTACGGAAAGCATGACACTTGACAAGGAAAAAGCCTTCGAACAGCTGAAGCGGCTCAAAGAGCTTGGCGTATTTATCAGCATCGACGATTTCGGAACAGGCTACAGCTCGCTGCACTATTTGAAGAACATGCCGATTGACCGGCTTAAAATCGACCGTTCCTTCGTCTCCGAGGTTATGGAGGACAGCAACAACGCCGCCATAGTCTCCACGATCACCTCCATGGCGCACCACTTGAAGCTGAAGGTGACGGCCGAGGGTGTCGAGAACGAAGATCAGCTGCAATTTTTGCGCCAGCAGCGCTGCCATGAGGCCCAAGGCTACTTCTTCAGTAAACCGGTCAGGGCGCAGGAGTTCGAGAATATTTTCCTGAAGTCTGCCACCTTTGGAATGCCTTCCTGA